In Montipora capricornis isolate CH-2021 chromosome 4, ASM3666992v2, whole genome shotgun sequence, a single genomic region encodes these proteins:
- the LOC138046189 gene encoding histone H2A — translation MSGRGKGKAKGTKSKSRSSRAGLQFPVGRIHRLLRKGNYAERVGAGAPVYMAAVLEYLSAEILELAGNAARDNKKSRIIPRHLQLAVRNDEELNKLLAGVTIAQGGVLPNIQAVLLPKKTEKKQH, via the coding sequence ATGTCCGGACGCGGCAAAGGCAAGGCTAAGGGCACTAAGTCCAAGTCTCGATCATCCCGAGCAGGTCTTCAATTTCCCGTCGGTCGCATTCATCGCCTCCTTCGAAAAGGCAACTATGCAGAGCGAGTTGGCGCTGGTGCTCCTGTGTACATGGCTGCGGTGCTAGAATATCTGAGCGCTGAAATTCTCGAGTTAGCCGGAAACGCTGCCCGAGACAACAAGAAGAGCAGAATCATTCCACGCCACTTGCAGCTGGCCGTCCGAAATGACGAAGAATTGAACAAACTGCTTGCCGGTGTAACCATTGCTCAGGGCGGTGTTCTTCCCAATATACAAGCGGTACTTCTGCCAAAGAAGACAGAGAAAAAGCAGCATTAA
- the LOC138046191 gene encoding histone H3-like produces MARTKQTARKSTGGKAPRKQLATKAARKSAPATGGVKKPHRYRPGTVALREIRRYQKSTELLIRKLPFQRLVREIAQDFKTDLRFQSSAVLALQEASEAYLVGLFEDTNLCAIHAKRVTIMPKDIQLARRIRGERA; encoded by the coding sequence ATGGCACGAACAAAGCAAACAGCTCGAAAGTCAACCGGTGGTAAAGCTCCGCGAAAACAGCTCGCTACCAAAGCAGCTCGTAAAAGCGCCCCCGCGACCGGGGGCGTGAAGAAGCCACATCGTTACAGGCCCGGGACAGTGGCGCTGAGGGAAATACGTCGTTATCAAAAATCTACAGAGTTGCTCATTAGAAAGCTGCCGTTCCAGCGCCTTGTCCGAGAAATCGCCCAGGACTTCAAGACTGACTTGCGGTTCCAAAGTTCCGCCGTTTTGGCCCTCCAAGAAGCCAGCGAAGCTTACTTAGTCGGACTCTTCGAGGATACGAACCTGTGTGCAATTCACGCCAAACGAGTCACGATTATGCCGAAGGACATACAACTGGCTCGCAGAATTCGAGGAGAGAGGGCCTAG
- the LOC138046190 gene encoding histone H2B — translation MAPKVTAAKKGEKRTGKAKSGTDQVSKKKRGKRKESYAIYIYKVLKQVHPDTGISSKAMGIMNSFVNDIFERVAVESSRLSLYNKKSTISSREIQTAIRLLLPGELAKHAVSEGTKAVTKYTSSQ, via the coding sequence ATGGCGCCTAAAGTAACTGCCGCTAAAAAGGGCGAGAAGAGGACCGGCAAGGCCAAGTCCGGAACGGATCAGGtctcgaagaaaaagcgaggaaagagaaaggaaagctATGCGATTTATATATACAAGGTGTTGAAGCAGGTTCACCCCGACACCGGAATTTCCAGCAAAGCCATGGGGATCATGAACTCTTTTGTGAACGATATCTTCGAGCGGGTGGCCGTGGAGTCCTCACGTCTTTCCCTCTATAACAAGAAGTCCACCATCAGTTCCCGCGAGATACAAACAGCCATCAGGCTTCTACTTCCCGGTGAACTAGCAAAGCACGCCGTCAGTGAAGGCACCAAGGCCGTGACGAAGTACACCAGCAGCCAGTGA
- the LOC138045688 gene encoding uncharacterized protein: protein MCSSHDQNHGTRQSNVVGIGRTSTSVGLFTLKEIPANTFVCAYAPMANLNANRQDGDYAMELTIGGQRISTNGLENTFEMGLGVYVNDGTFPFSLVPGKFSQQVTERINCEFAKRDSEAWLRSTKAIKARQELLDR from the exons ATGTG TTCATCACATGATCAGAACCATGGCACAAGGCAGAGCAATGTGGTGGGCATTGGGAGAACATCAACCAGTGTGGGGTTGTTCACATTGAAAGAAATACCTGCTAATACGTTTGTCTGTGCTTATGCACCCATGGCTAACTTAAATGCCAATCGACAAGATGGGGATTATGCCATGGAATTGACAATTGGGGGTCAACGCATTTCAACTAATGGCCTGGAAAACACTTTTGAAATGGGTCTGGGAGTGTACGTGAATGATGGAACCTTTCCATTCAGTTTAGTGCCTGGAAAATTCTCACAACAGGTAACAGAAaggatcaattgtgaatttgcCAAAAGGGACAGTGAGGCATGGCTAAGGTCAACAAAAGCCATCAAGGCAAGGCAAGAACTCCTGGACAG ATGA